Within the Thermovenabulum gondwanense genome, the region GCCCTTTGTTCCTTCAAAAGAAGGAAAAATTCCATTAGATGTAAAATATCAGGCTCCGGAGCAGTACTGCCCCGTTCATTCTGCTCAAAACCCCGTATTCCAATCTCCTGTAGAAGGAGAGCTTGATGAAAATCCTTTACAAAACCAGGATAATCATTTAAATAATAATGGAAATAACAATACGAATGATAATTTATAATTTACATTAATAATCTAAATGTAAAAAAACCCCTTAAAAGTTTAGCCTTTCGCGAGGCGTATAGCTTTTAAGGGGTTTTATATTTTATTTTTTTGTTTTATTTTTTCCTTTTAAAAACTCTTCCGAAGAAATCACTTGAATCCCATTTTCTAAAAATAGCGCTGCGGTTACCCCCGTGCCATCTTTAATTTTATTTTTAAAGGAACCATCGTAAATTTCACCGCAGCCGCAGGAAGGGCTTTTAGACTTTAATATTGCTTTTGTTATACCATAAATCTTTGCCAATTTTAAGGCTTCATAGGCACCTTTAATGTAATTTTCCGTAACATCTACCCCATCTTTTGTAACTACCCTTGCAATCCCCTTCAAAACATCAAATCCATCCCCTCCGCTAATCTCTGCAGGGCTTCTGGGAGTGGGTAACCCTCCAGCCTGCTCGGGACAAAAAGGGATTATAATTTCTTCTTTTAATATGTCGAGAAAATTCTTATCGTAATTATTTTCACCATTGTATTTACTGTTTAAACCAATTAGGCAGGAACTTATAATAATCAATTAAACTCCACCACCGTTACTCCAATTCCACCTTCATTATAATTTCCGGGTCTAAATGTCTTCACATCTTTTCTCTTCTTTAATAAATCCTGAATACCTTTTCTTAAAATGCCCGTACCCTTACCGTGAATTATCATTATACTCGGAAGTCCAGCAACTCTTGCATCGTCTAAATACTTTTCCACTTTTAAAATTGCCTCATCAAGAGTCAGTCCCCTTAAATCAATTTTACTTTCTATATTTTTTGCTTTTTCAATGCTGATAGTTGAGTAACTGATTGAATCTTTTACTCCCGTTGAAGCCTCTTCTATTTTGCTCAAAGTATTTAAAGGTAAATTTATCTTCATAATTCCGATGGAAACCAATGCTTCTTTTTCTTTTTCATTAATTTCGACTATAAAACCTTCTTGATTTAAACCTTCTACAAAAACCCTATCTCCCGGTTTGAAATTAACATCCTTTAAGAGCTTTTTGGATTTTTTTATCAGAGGTTTCTCATCCTTTAACTCTCCCAGGTTTTCCCTTAACCTTTTCCTTGCCAGTTCTATTATACGATCTTTGTTTTGCCTATCATCCAAATCCTCTACCTTTTTCAATTCTTCGATAATATCCTCTGCTTCCTCTTTTGCCTTTTCTAAAATGCTTTTTGCCTTTTCTCTGGCTTTTTCAATAATTTTATCTTCCTTTTCAGCAAGCTTTTTTTGGGCCTCCTCCAGATATGTTATTTTTTTATAATAATTTTCTTTTAATTCATTTAACCTTTTTAATTCTTCGTTAAACTTTTTTCTCTCTCCTTCCAGACTTTTTAAAAGCCCTTCCAATTCCAAATTTTCCTTTTTAAGAAATTCCTTAGCCGTTTCAAGAAGTTCATGTTTTAACCCTAATCGTTTTGCAATTTCAAAGGCATTACTTTTGCCCGGTATTCCTATGGTCAATTTATATGTTGGACTTAAGGTTTCTACATCAAACTCAACACTTGCATTTTCCATACCATCCCTGGAAAATGCAAAGGTTTTTAATTCACTGTAATGGGTTGTGGCAATTGTTCTTATACCCCGTTCATAAAAATAGTTTAATATTGCCATGGCAAGAGCGGCCCCTTCGGCGGGATCCGTACCCGCTCCCAGTTCGTCAAGTAAGACAAGGCTTTTTTCATCAGCGTTTTCAATTATTTCCACAATATTTTTCATATGAGAAGAAAAGGTGCTTAAAGACTGCTCTATGCTCTGTTCGTCTCCGATATCGGCAAAAACTTCATTAAAAACTGCTACTTCAGTTCCTTCTTCCGCTGGAAGGTGGAGTCCCGATTGAGCCATGATAGAAAAAAGTCCTACGGTTTTTAGGGTAACCGTTTTCCCACCGGTATTTGGACCAGTAATGACCAGTACATGGAATTTATCTCCAAGAAATAAATCTATTGGAACTACTTCGCCCTTTAAGATAAGGAGAGGATGTCTACCCCGTTTAATATTTAGATAACCTTTTTCATTAAACATCGGTTCAATGCCGTTAATTTCTATACTGTAATTAGCTTTTGCTAAAATAAAATCCAGCTCCAATATTACTTCATAACTATTTTTAATAGAATCATAATTATCCGCTATCTTTTTGGTTAGTTCTTTTAATATCCTTTCCTCTTCTTTTTTTTCTTCAATTTCTATTTTCCGAAGTTCATTATTTAATTCCAGTACCGATAAAGGTTCTATATACAAAGTTGCACCGCTTGACGATTGATCATGAATAATACCTGGAACACTTGTCCTAAATTCCTGCTTTACCGGTATTACGTAGCGTCCCTGCCTTATGGTTACTATTGGTTCCTGCAGGAATTTTTGAAAAGAAGGTGATGAAATTATTGATTCAAGTTTTTCTCTAATACGCGAAAAGAGGACCTTTTTTTCTTTCCTTAAAGAAGCCAGTGCGGGACTTGCATTATCGGCTATTTCTTCCTCATTGAGAATCGCTTTAAATATTTTTTCCTCTAATGAATAAAAATTATGAAGGGAAGTAACCAAATTTTGCAATATTTCATAGCCTTCTATTTTCCACTCTTCCCAATTTTTTTTAATTACTCTTGAAGTCTTCATTATTTGAGCTACATCAAGGAGTTCTCTATTACTTAACACTGCACCAAATTTTGCTCTCTTTAATGAAGAGGAAATATCCGGAATATACTCGAAAGGCAGTCTGAACCCCCTTTTCAGCAATGCTACTCCTTCTGATGTTTCTTTTTGCAATCTTCTAATTAAGGGGAGATCTTTTTGGGGCTCTAATTTATCAATCCTTTCCCGGGTAATATCCGATACAGCGTATTCTTTTAAGATATTTTTGATCTTATCAAATTCCAGCTTTGCTAAAACCTTATTATTCAATAAAATCACCCTTTTTACTATTTTACTCCTCTAAAATAATGCCCAAAGGTATAGTATTTTGCTACATCTTCTTCAGGGATTTTTTCTTTTTCTCGAATACTTAAATAATAAGCTTTTGTTATTTTCTCTATTTCTTCGGGTTTTCTTCCAACCAAATATAATTGCCCGTACATTATATTAGCCATTGTCAAAGCTTCGATGTGATTTATCATACAGATTTCATAGCAGTTATAGATATGGCTCCTATTTTTTTCATCCACAAACACCTTGAATTCTTTTCCGAGCCTATCCTTAAGATAGGCTATATTTAAATCTCTCCCCGAATTGGATTTTATAATATTATGTTCGCTCACTATCAAAGGTAAATACCCATGAACAATACTCTCTAACTCCAGATCTGATTTCAATTTTTCTATTGCTTTAAGAGAAAGTTCGGGAGAAAGTACCACTCTTTTAAAACCCAATTCTTTTAATACTTCTATGCTTACACTATTAAAAATATTTAATGAAAAATCAACAATACAATTTACATTCCTCTCAATAAAATAATTTAATAACCCGTTATTTCCAGCAACCACGCCGTCGACTTCCGTGAGCAGACTTTCATCTAAACGCTCAGATATCTCGCGAACATCTTCCTGTTTCGTTATTTGAGGTAAAGCCAAATAAAATTTCTTTCCTTCTTTTTTTGTAATATTTAGCGCACTTTTTAGTTGAAATAAGGTTTCTTTAAAATTTTGTCCTCCAAAATAAATTTCGTCTATATATGATATGCCTTTTTTTAGCCCTTCCAGGCTATCAACTCTTAAAGTAATCTTCATTATTTCCTTATTTTTTTGTTCATTGCCCTTATTTTTCTCCTGAAAATAAGATAAAAATGCCTTATAATTACCATTGACCCTTTTGTTTTTATATTTTTCTATTCTTCGTTCATAAAGTTTTTTTATTGCCTCCTGTCTTAGATCATTTAACGCACTAAAAGGTAGGAGGATATTTTCATCCATATCTACTTTAAACTCTTTTAAGTAAAATACAGTATTTCCGAGCCTTGTCAATTTTTCTTTAATTTCCTCCAAGGAGGTTGGACGTTTTTGAGCTTTTTTTACAATATAATCCGACTCTGAAAATATATAATTTTTATCCTCATCTTCAATAAAAATCTTTAATCTGTCATTAAGCTTTGCATAAAGTTTAATTTTTACCGGGATTTTTTTACTCAAAGCTGGTTCTTCATAGGACCTTTTTGCTTCTTCCAGTAATTCCGCATCTGATGTTTTATAAACTGCAGTGCCTTCTTTTACCTTCCCTTTTGTTTTAATTTTCACTATTTCTCCGGGCTTAGCCTTAAATCTTTTATTATTTTTTACATAAAACTCGGTGACCACATATCCAAATCCCTCATCATCCCTTATATCTATTCCATCTCCAACACGAAGCTCCTCTTGCAATAATATTTTTGTCATACTGTTTTCAGATTCAAAGCCTACTACCTTTCCCAGCAGTATACCTTTGTTCCTCGGACAATCTATGCTCATCAAATCTTTTCCCGGATTTCCAAAATAATAGCCCGTAGTAAAACTCCGGTTAAAAATTTGTAAGAGCTTTTTATATTCGTCATCGGATATAAAAAATTTTCCTGGATTTTGTAAAAATCTATCAATAGCCTTTCTGTATATAGAAGTTACCACTGCTACATATTCAGGTCGTTTTAATCTTCCTTCTATTTTAAACGAATCTATCCCGGCTTCTATTAAAAGAGGTATCCTTTTGATAAGATTGAGGTCCCTTGTACTCATAAGATGTAATTTGGATGATATTATGTTCCCCTGCTGATCCAATAAGTAATACGGTAATCTACAGGGTTGAGCACACTGTCCCCTATTTCCGCTCCTTGCTCCTATGAAACTACTCATAAGACATTGCCCCGAATAACAAAAACAGAGGGCACCATGAACAAAAGTTTCTATTTTTAAAGAGGTATTTTCTTTTATTAACTTTATCTCTTTTAAAGATAGCTCCCGTGCAAGAACTACCCTGTCAAAATTCATTTTTTCCAGAAATTTCACTCCGTCTAAGCTGTGTACGGTCATCTGGGTACTGGCATGGACTTCCATATCGGGAAAATATTTCTTAATAAAATAGCCGAGTCCTATATCCTGAACAATAATTCCATCAACACCTATCCCGTTTAAAAAATTAATAAAATCACCGGCTTCGTAAAACTCGTCATCGTATATTAAGATATTCACTGTAACGTAAATTTTTACACCCTTAAGATGGGCGTATTCAACAGCTTCTTTTAATTCTTCTCTTGAAAAATTCGATGCCGAGCGGCGGGCATTAAATTCTTTTCCTCCCAAATAAACCGCATCGGCACCATTTTCTACAGCAGCTTTTAAAGCATCAAAACTTCCTGCAGGGGCCAACAATTCAGGCTTTTTCATGGTTTTTTCAACTCCGTCAATAATTCTTTTAAACTTCTGGTATTTAAAACATCTTTTTTTTCAAGCCATGCCCTTCTTGCCACATAAATACCATTTATTATATCCTGTAGAGCCCCTTTTTCATGGGCATCGGTGTTTATAACCAGCTTTACTCCCTTTTCTTTTGCCCTTTTAGCGTAAACATCCACCAGGTCCAAACGGTCAGGAGTGGAGTTTATTTCCAGAGCGGTATTTGTTTCAAAGGCCTTTTCAATTATTTTGTCAAGGTCTAATTCATAATTTTCTCTTTTGCCCAGCAACCTACCTGTGGGATGTCCTATTATTTTTACATAGGGATTTTCCATAGCCATTATTATTCTTCTCGTTAACTTATCCTTATCTTGTTTAAATCCTGTATGAATAGAAGCCACCACGATGTCCAGTTCCTTTAATATTTCATCTCCAAAATCAAGTATTTCATCCGACAAAATATCTACTTCAATACCTGTTAAGATTACAAAATTTTTGTATTTAGCATTCAAATTTTTTATATGATATATCTGTCTTTTTAATCTTTCTTCGTTCAGTCCATTGGCAATTTTGAGTGATTTTGAATGATCTGTAATAGCGATGTATTCATAGCCAAGCTCCATTGCTTTTTGAGCCATTTCTTCAATGCTATCAATTCCATCACTCCAATCGGAGTGCATATGAAGGTCACCTTTTATGTCTTCAACGTTAAGTGATTCGGGCAGCTCATTTTTTAAAGCTTTTTCCACCTCTCCCATGCCTTCTCTAAGTTCCGGAATAATATAAGGAAAGCCTAATTTCCGATAAATATCTATTTCGGAATCCGGATAGTATTTTTCTTTATTCATTAAAATATATTTTTCAGAAATTTTTAAATCCTTTAATTTGCCAAGCTCATCCAATTGTAAGAGGTGTTTTTCATTACCCGTATATACAAAAAGGGATGTAAAAAAGGATTTCTCTTCAACAAAAATAAACTCTAAGGTTATTCCTAAGTCAAGAAAAAGCTCTATCTTGTTTCCGTAGATTTCCTTAATATTTTTTATACGAGGAAATTTTAAAAGAACGGAAACGACTTCCTTTTTATCTTCCTCATTGCAGGAAATAATCGCCACAATTTTTTCAATCATTTCTACCCTTCGGCGCATGTCACCGGCAAATTCAATTTTCACCTTTAAATTGGAAGATTTTATAAAATCCCGGATTTCTTCTGCAAGGTAAAGCGCCGTGGACAATAATATTTTCCCTTGATTTCCTTTAAGCATTGAAATACCTTTGATAATCGCCTGTTCAGTTTTTACTCCGAAACCTTTTAGAACTCTTAATTTCTTTTCTTTTGCAGCTCTTTCCAGCTCTTCAAGAGTATCAATTTTAAGTTCATCGTAAATTATTTTTATTTTTTTTGCTCCCAGCCCGGGTATCTTGAGCATTTCCAGCAAACCTTCGGGGATTTCCCGTTTAAGTTTTTCATAATATTCACATGTACCCCTTGTTAATATTTCATTAATTTTTGCTTCAATAGCAGGACCTATCCCTTCGATTTCTTTGAGCGGATAGCCTCTCTCAACTAAATCTTTTAACTCAACTCCAAGGCTTGCTATAGATTCAGCTGCCTTTTTGTAAGCCTTTATTTTAAATGAGTTTTCTCCTTTTATTTCCAGCATTTCGGAAATTCTCATAAAAATACCCGCAATCTCAAAATTTTTCATAATCCTACCTCTTATCTTTTTTTTCTTCATCAAATAATTTTAAGAATTCCTCATACTCTGCTTTCAAAGTAAAATATTCGTCAGCAATTTGTATTGCCGTAAGTACCGCTAAATCTACCCTCCCCAATTCTGGATGCAGCTTGGATATTAATCGGAATTTCTCGTCGACATAAGAAGCAACCTTTTTAATATATTCTTGAGAAGCTGAGCCTTTTAAAAAATAATCTTCTCCATTTATTTTTACCTTTACCCTGTTACTGTTTTCAGGTAATTTTCGCATTATTTTCCCTCCGCTCAGCTTTCTCTTAATTTTCCTGAGAATTTTTCTTCTACAGCTTTTATTATTTTATCCTGGATTTCGTTTATCTCTTCATCTCTTAAAGTTCTTTCATAAGAACGGAATAAAAGTGAAAAGGCTACGCTCTTTTTCCCTTCCGGAATTTTTTCTCCTCTGTATATGTCGAAAATTTCAATATTCTCGAGTAAAGGACCTGCAGTTTCCTTTATCAATTCAATCACATCGGCCACTTCTATATTTTCATCCAGGACAAAGGCTAAATCTCTGTCAGCCGGGGGAAATTTAGGAAGTGGTGTATACCTTATTACCTCATCGGATTTTTCTACTAAAAGATCAAAATCCAATTCTGCCACATAAATTCTTTTACCCTCCAGCTCGTAGTTTTCAGCTACGTCCGGATGTATTTCCCCTGCAACGCCCAGAAGATAATCGTTTAAATATATTTCAGCGCATCTCCCCGGATGCAAAGCATAATATCCAGCCCTCTTAAACTTTACTTGTCTTATCCTCAAAGCAGCCAGAAGGGTTTCTATAACTTTCTTTATTTCGTAAAAATCTATATTGCTACCAAACATGCCGAGGATAAGCCTCGTCTTTTCCTCGGGTAGTTCTTTCAAAGGTAAGGATTCTGTATGGTATGTTTTGCCAATCTCATAGATCTTTACCTCTTCCGCCTTTTGATTAATGTTAAATTTTACTACATCAATAATACCCGGTAATAAAGTCGTCCTTAAAACACTCATTTCCTCCGATAAAGGATTAATTATTGAAATCACCTTTCTATGCGGATGTCCTTCCGGAACCCTTATCATGTCTAATTTTCTGGGGTTAATTATAGAATAATTGTATACTTCTGAAAAACCATTATTTATAAGTAATTCTTCTACTCTTGACTTTATCCTGTGGACCTTTTTCGTTTTTCCGACTGTAGAAATTTCAGAAGGTAAACTCGAAGGAATATTATCGTATCCATAAATTCTTGCTATTTCCTCAGCTAAATCTGCAATACAGGTAATATCCCTCCTGTAAGAAGGAGGTATAACATATAGCTCTCCATTTTCTCCTCCGACTTCAAAATTCAGTTTCTTTAGTATTTCGGCCATTTTATCAAGGGAAATATTTGTTCCCAGCAACCGGTTTATCTTTTTATGGTCCAATTTAAGACGTACTTTTTCCTGAATAACCGGGTATACATCAATATACCCTTTTGAAATCTTTCCTATCCCTAATTCTTCTATCAGCTGACAAGCTCTTTCACAAGCGAGCATTGCGATTTCCGGATCAAGTCCTTTTTCGAACCTCAAGGAAGCTTCTGTCCTCAGTCCTAAGGCGCGCCCTGTCCTCCTTATATTGGGACCATAAAATACAGCCGATTCCAGCAAAACCGTTTTTGTATTTTCTTTAATCTCTGAATCTTCCCCTCCCATAATTCCTGCAATCGCAACCGGTCTTTCCTTATCTGCTATTACCAGCATTTCTTCATTTAATTCTCTTTGTTTTCCATCAAGAGTAGTAATTGTTTCTCCTTTAGAAGCCCTTCTTACAATTATTTCCTTACCCTTAATTTTATCATAATCAAAGGCATGAAGGGGCTGGCCCAGCTCAAGCATTACATAATTGGTTACATCCACAATATTATTGATCGGTCTTACACCGCAAGCTTGAAGCCTTCTTTGCATCCATAAAGGCGATGGACCTATTTTGATATCCTCTATAACTCTCGCTATGTACCTAAAACACAAATCCGTGTCTTTTATAGAAACTTGAATTTTCTTATTTATTTCTTCCTTACCTTCTTCTTTTAATTTAATGGAAGGATATTGCAACTTATAATCGTAAAAAGCGGCAATTTCTCTGGTTAATCCTAATATGCTAAAACAATCTGCCCTGTTTGGTGTTAATTCAAATTCTATTACGCTATCTTCAAGGGGAAAATAAGCTTTAAAATCATCTCCTACCGGAGCATCCGCAGGAAGAATAAGTAAACCTTCACGCATTTCCTGAGGAAGACCATGATCGTCTAAACCGATTTCTTCAGCCGAGCATATCATTCCCTCCGAAATTACTCCCATAAAATCTTTTTTGACTATTTCCTTCCCACCGGCAAGCACCGCTCCTTCTACAGCTACAACCACCTTGTCTTTTTCTTTTACATTTTGAGCAGCAGTTATAATTGTCAAGATCTTTTCCTTTATATCTACACTAACTACCCTCAAATTTTGTGCATTAGGATGTTTTTTTATTTCTAAAACCTGACCTATGACAATACCTTTGATTTCTCTACCTAAGTGTTCCACCGATGCGGCGTTAAATCCAACCATCGTCAGGTTTTTTGCTATAGCCTCAGCCTCATCCGATATATTTATAAAATCTTTTGCCCAGTTTATTGAAAAGAGCATTATATTACCTCCTTAAAATTGTGATAAGAACCTTAAATCATTTTCAAACAACAATCTCATATCATCTATATTGTACTTTAATAAAGCAATACGCTCCAATCCCATCCCAAAAGCAAATCCCGAAACTTTTTCCGGGTCGTATCCTCCATTTTTGATAACATTAGGATGCACCATTCCGCAACCCAGTATTTCAATCCAGCCCGTGTAAGAACAC harbors:
- a CDS encoding endonuclease MutS2 yields the protein MNNKVLAKLEFDKIKNILKEYAVSDITRERIDKLEPQKDLPLIRRLQKETSEGVALLKRGFRLPFEYIPDISSSLKRAKFGAVLSNRELLDVAQIMKTSRVIKKNWEEWKIEGYEILQNLVTSLHNFYSLEEKIFKAILNEEEIADNASPALASLRKEKKVLFSRIREKLESIISSPSFQKFLQEPIVTIRQGRYVIPVKQEFRTSVPGIIHDQSSSGATLYIEPLSVLELNNELRKIEIEEKKEEERILKELTKKIADNYDSIKNSYEVILELDFILAKANYSIEINGIEPMFNEKGYLNIKRGRHPLLILKGEVVPIDLFLGDKFHVLVITGPNTGGKTVTLKTVGLFSIMAQSGLHLPAEEGTEVAVFNEVFADIGDEQSIEQSLSTFSSHMKNIVEIIENADEKSLVLLDELGAGTDPAEGAALAMAILNYFYERGIRTIATTHYSELKTFAFSRDGMENASVEFDVETLSPTYKLTIGIPGKSNAFEIAKRLGLKHELLETAKEFLKKENLELEGLLKSLEGERKKFNEELKRLNELKENYYKKITYLEEAQKKLAEKEDKIIEKAREKAKSILEKAKEEAEDIIEELKKVEDLDDRQNKDRIIELARKRLRENLGELKDEKPLIKKSKKLLKDVNFKPGDRVFVEGLNQEGFIVEINEKEKEALVSIGIMKINLPLNTLSKIEEASTGVKDSISYSTISIEKAKNIESKIDLRGLTLDEAILKVEKYLDDARVAGLPSIMIIHGKGTGILRKGIQDLLKKRKDVKTFRPGNYNEGGIGVTVVEFN
- a CDS encoding DUF3656 domain-containing U32 family peptidase; this encodes MKKPELLAPAGSFDALKAAVENGADAVYLGGKEFNARRSASNFSREELKEAVEYAHLKGVKIYVTVNILIYDDEFYEAGDFINFLNGIGVDGIIVQDIGLGYFIKKYFPDMEVHASTQMTVHSLDGVKFLEKMNFDRVVLARELSLKEIKLIKENTSLKIETFVHGALCFCYSGQCLMSSFIGARSGNRGQCAQPCRLPYYLLDQQGNIISSKLHLMSTRDLNLIKRIPLLIEAGIDSFKIEGRLKRPEYVAVVTSIYRKAIDRFLQNPGKFFISDDEYKKLLQIFNRSFTTGYYFGNPGKDLMSIDCPRNKGILLGKVVGFESENSMTKILLQEELRVGDGIDIRDDEGFGYVVTEFYVKNNKRFKAKPGEIVKIKTKGKVKEGTAVYKTSDAELLEEAKRSYEEPALSKKIPVKIKLYAKLNDRLKIFIEDEDKNYIFSESDYIVKKAQKRPTSLEEIKEKLTRLGNTVFYLKEFKVDMDENILLPFSALNDLRQEAIKKLYERRIEKYKNKRVNGNYKAFLSYFQEKNKGNEQKNKEIMKITLRVDSLEGLKKGISYIDEIYFGGQNFKETLFQLKSALNITKKEGKKFYLALPQITKQEDVREISERLDESLLTEVDGVVAGNNGLLNYFIERNVNCIVDFSLNIFNSVSIEVLKELGFKRVVLSPELSLKAIEKLKSDLELESIVHGYLPLIVSEHNIIKSNSGRDLNIAYLKDRLGKEFKVFVDEKNRSHIYNCYEICMINHIEALTMANIMYGQLYLVGRKPEEIEKITKAYYLSIREKEKIPEEDVAKYYTFGHYFRGVK
- a CDS encoding cell division protein ZapA, translated to MRKLPENSNRVKVKINGEDYFLKGSASQEYIKKVASYVDEKFRLISKLHPELGRVDLAVLTAIQIADEYFTLKAEYEEFLKLFDEEKKDKR
- the polX gene encoding DNA polymerase/3'-5' exonuclease PolX, with the protein product MKNFEIAGIFMRISEMLEIKGENSFKIKAYKKAAESIASLGVELKDLVERGYPLKEIEGIGPAIEAKINEILTRGTCEYYEKLKREIPEGLLEMLKIPGLGAKKIKIIYDELKIDTLEELERAAKEKKLRVLKGFGVKTEQAIIKGISMLKGNQGKILLSTALYLAEEIRDFIKSSNLKVKIEFAGDMRRRVEMIEKIVAIISCNEEDKKEVVSVLLKFPRIKNIKEIYGNKIELFLDLGITLEFIFVEEKSFFTSLFVYTGNEKHLLQLDELGKLKDLKISEKYILMNKEKYYPDSEIDIYRKLGFPYIIPELREGMGEVEKALKNELPESLNVEDIKGDLHMHSDWSDGIDSIEEMAQKAMELGYEYIAITDHSKSLKIANGLNEERLKRQIYHIKNLNAKYKNFVILTGIEVDILSDEILDFGDEILKELDIVVASIHTGFKQDKDKLTRRIIMAMENPYVKIIGHPTGRLLGKRENYELDLDKIIEKAFETNTALEINSTPDRLDLVDVYAKRAKEKGVKLVINTDAHEKGALQDIINGIYVARRAWLEKKDVLNTRSLKELLTELKKP
- the pheT gene encoding phenylalanine--tRNA ligase subunit beta; translation: MLFSINWAKDFINISDEAEAIAKNLTMVGFNAASVEHLGREIKGIVIGQVLEIKKHPNAQNLRVVSVDIKEKILTIITAAQNVKEKDKVVVAVEGAVLAGGKEIVKKDFMGVISEGMICSAEEIGLDDHGLPQEMREGLLILPADAPVGDDFKAYFPLEDSVIEFELTPNRADCFSILGLTREIAAFYDYKLQYPSIKLKEEGKEEINKKIQVSIKDTDLCFRYIARVIEDIKIGPSPLWMQRRLQACGVRPINNIVDVTNYVMLELGQPLHAFDYDKIKGKEIIVRRASKGETITTLDGKQRELNEEMLVIADKERPVAIAGIMGGEDSEIKENTKTVLLESAVFYGPNIRRTGRALGLRTEASLRFEKGLDPEIAMLACERACQLIEELGIGKISKGYIDVYPVIQEKVRLKLDHKKINRLLGTNISLDKMAEILKKLNFEVGGENGELYVIPPSYRRDITCIADLAEEIARIYGYDNIPSSLPSEISTVGKTKKVHRIKSRVEELLINNGFSEVYNYSIINPRKLDMIRVPEGHPHRKVISIINPLSEEMSVLRTTLLPGIIDVVKFNINQKAEEVKIYEIGKTYHTESLPLKELPEEKTRLILGMFGSNIDFYEIKKVIETLLAALRIRQVKFKRAGYYALHPGRCAEIYLNDYLLGVAGEIHPDVAENYELEGKRIYVAELDFDLLVEKSDEVIRYTPLPKFPPADRDLAFVLDENIEVADVIELIKETAGPLLENIEIFDIYRGEKIPEGKKSVAFSLLFRSYERTLRDEEINEIQDKIIKAVEEKFSGKLRES
- a CDS encoding DUF523 domain-containing protein; the encoded protein is MIIISSCLIGLNSKYNGENNYDKNFLDILKEEIIIPFCPEQAGGLPTPRSPAEISGGDGFDVLKGIARVVTKDGVDVTENYIKGAYEALKLAKIYGITKAILKSKSPSCGCGEIYDGSFKNKIKDGTGVTAALFLENGIQVISSEEFLKGKNKTKK